A genomic segment from Cherax quadricarinatus isolate ZL_2023a unplaced genomic scaffold, ASM3850222v1 Contig926, whole genome shotgun sequence encodes:
- the LOC138851539 gene encoding uncharacterized protein, with protein MGLNGLCWWVAAVSQSVVGLAVVVLLLPLVVPVLMVLWTWRCLVLLMVQAIYGGGVYVASGMEALFTLDSCSARAVISGVAVLRGKISVAAVRKFLAERITDARDDRGRFRHPNFRQVVEKRCGVVVWIPENNFHVDKHVSELQLDCRPRLLQDEDDLLSEMSARTNLPFPRGLARWEVLVAPLKRFGTDKENIGEWQHTAVIVRLHHAHGDGRSIMALIVSALEDAYIPEHVSFPVSSPCSSGNIYRAARFLWSVTHLPWVVVRVLTRGDASSLHGCRLAGSKLLAWSPPISLAALKKGRALAGVSVNDLLLTGLAEALYRYSHSSSALFMKRS; from the coding sequence ATGGGTTTGAATGGCttatgttggtgggtggcagcggTAAGCCAGAGTGTTGTGGGGttggctgtggtggtgctgttgctgcctctTGTGGTGCCTGTGCTGATGGTGCTGTGGACGTGGAGGtgtctggtgctgctgatggtgcagGCTATCTATGGAGGCGGAGTGTACGTGGCCTCTGGCATGGAGGCACTGTTTACACTAGACTCGTGCAGCGCTCGGGCAGTGATCAGCGGTGTGGCAGTCCTGCGGGGCAAAATTAGCGTAGCCGCCGTCAGGAAGTTTCTCGCTGAGCGCATCACCGATGCTCGTGATGACCGCggccgtttcagacacccaaattTCCGACAGGTGGTTGAGAAGCGGTGTGGCGTGGTGGTGTGGATCCCCGAAAACAACTTCCACGTGGACAAACACGTGAGCGAGCTGCAGCTGGACTGTCGTCCTCGATTACTACAAGATGAAGACGACTTGCTGAGCGAAATGAGCGCCCGCACCAACCTTCCCTTCCCGCGAGGTCTAGCTAGGTGGGAGGTGCTCGTGGCTCCACTTAAAAGGTTTGGCACTGACAAAGAGAATATAGGGGAGTGGCAACACACTGCAGTGATAGTGCGGCTTCACCATGCCCATGGTGATGGTCGCTCCATCATGGCGCTCATAGTGTCAGCCCTAGAGGATGCTTACATTCCTGAACATGTTTCTTTCCCCGTTAGCAGCCCCTGCAGCAGCGGGAATATATACCGGGCGGCCCGCTTCCTGTGGTCGGTGACGCACCTGccgtgggtggtggtgagagtgctgACACGGGGGGACGCCTCCTCTCTCCACGGCTGTAGGCTGGCCGGCTCAAAGCTCCTTGCCTGGTCTCCGCCTATCTCCCTCGCAGCACTCAAGAAAGGCCGGGCCCTCGCCGGAGTCTCCGTTAATGACCTCCTGCTGACAGGCTTGGCGGAGGCACTCTACAGGTactcacacagttcctctgcccTTTTCATGAAGCGCAGCTGA